CAGAGCTCGATGAACATGGTGAGTTACTGACAGCTTTGCCCACTGCTctgccccctccctgcacctcAGCCCCATCCGTGCACCCCGGGAGCAGGCAGGCGCACCCCGCGCACCCGCGGCTGGCTCCAGGGCTGCCGGCAGCCGTTTACCGGCAATGAGGCAGCCCAGGCTCAAAAGAGCTGATTTCCCTGCCCCTATCCCCCCACAGCACCCCGGCAGGGAATGATTGTATCCATCTCCCTCAACACCCCATGGTGGCTGTTGGATATGGTGCTtggctgtccccaggagccCTTGCTGCCACGTTTCTGTGCGGCTTGCCTTGGCCCTCTCCCAGACCAGGACGCAGACAAGCGAGGCAGCGAGTCTCGCAAGCCTGCTCGCCAAGGGGAACGTGCCCTTGTGGAATATCTTATCACCCCTGAGAAGGGGCTGGTTCTCAGGCAACACCTGGGCAAGAGCCTGGtgtccctgctcccactgcGGGACTGCCTGTCCACCTGCTCAGGACAAGCGACACGCTCGGCTTCCCGCAGCGCCTTTTGCAAGCAAAGCCATGGCCACCAAACCCCAGCCTGGCATGCAGTCCCTCCCTAGGAGAAAAAGGCTTCTTCGACAGAGGGAAGCCACATACGACCCAGCTCATGGGGCACCATAAAACCCTCCACCAGCACCATGCTGAGACATCGTCCCCTCCAGAGTGGGGAACTCACCCCCTGAATGGCAGCAACAGCTCCACACGCCCATGGGTTAAATCCCCTGCAGCCGAGGAGTTAGCCACGGACCCAAGCACCCTGCACCCTTTGAAGTTTGGGTTTGCACAGTATCTAGAAAGTTTTGCGCTTTCTGTCATTTGGAGCAGCTGGCACAGCTACGCAGTGCACCACAGCAGCTTTCAGCCCCATGCTGCGCAGGGCAAACAGCACGAGTCTGGATGCACAAGCTTGCTCCGATGGCGTGGGTGCAGAGGTTCGCTGGGAGTCCGCAGCTTGTGGGCTGGCATTTGCACAGCTGGAGTGCAGACTGGCCACGGTGGCATTAACATGCTTCAAGAGAATACATCAACGGAGCTCAATTAGTTACGGTAGCCTTGTGTTCTCCAGGAAATCATGTGCTTGCACTCCATGCAGGAGTTGGCACAGCTCTTGCCTTGCTTTGAGTTTAACCAGTGTAGCTCCCGTTTGCTGTGTGGTTTTGAGAGCAAGCAGGCAGTCACAGagaggcagctcctggggcagctCCAAGCTCTGAATCTGTTTGAAACTGAGGACTTTTTTGGactgaagaaaatgcaacaCCTTCTCAATGTGGGAAGGTGGCCAGCACCACAGCATCATCCCTCACACCTGCATCTGCACCAGACCTGCACAGGGCTGTCAGAAAGGAGCCCAACACCTGATGATGGGATGGGCACAAGTACATGCCTGAGCCCTGGCCATGCCCCCCAGCCCCGAACAGCCTtcgcagctgcagccccaggaccGTTCCTGCAGGGAACCGTTAGGATTTCATTATCTGGGTCATGCCTGGCCCAAGCCCATGGTGACACAAGAGGTCAGCATGAGGAAGGACTGGCCGCGCGTGCCCtcagctggctgtgctggaggatGTATGTGGTGTTTggcaacaagctgggctggcaTTACAAAACTCCCAGGGCTCCTGCAGGCACTGGGCACTGCAGATGGGCAGCTTGGGAATGGCAGCTGAGACAGGAGGTCCAGGAGATGCTCCCcatcctgccctgccctcctgctcccagcaggtCCCTGGCTCCCTGTCCCCAGAAGCCAGGCTCCATGgcccctggcagctctgcagtgtCCTCGCAGGAGGCAAAGAGCCCCAGGGGGCTATGCAGAGCCCAGCCAGGGGCTGGGTGATCACCACAACTTGCCCATGCAGGGCATCAGTGCCAGACGAGCCCGGCTGTTCAGAAAAAGGCCTCTGGCATTTCCTCAAAAGAGCCAGACGGCTGCATGCTGGGGCACAGCCACATCCCCACAGCATCCATCCCTCCCTGCACAGGTCACCTCTTGTtgccaggctggggagcagcccaAGCCAcacagctgggctgggcaggcgACATTTCCTGGCTGGGCAAGGGGCAATGGCTGAGCTAACAGAGCATTAAATCCATCTTTGTGTGTTAACCCACAAAGAATCGCTTGACACTTGCCTGTAAAAGCCTGCTGGTAGAGCCTTTGTGCATGGCTAAACATGCCCAAACACAGCGACctgcagagggagggctgcaccactccctcctgccagcctggggctggagcacagcccCTTTGCAGCCTTACTACATCATTGCCCTCACTGCACACTGATCTTCAAACCCCAACCCTGAGGTTGCACAGGGGCCTCTGCTCTGGTTTGAGACGCGTGCAATCACCTCCAGCTCGCTGCTGCCCAGGGGAAAGCATGCTGCTCCCAGAGCTCAGCAGCCAAAGCAGCAAGGGCTTCTAAATCCCAGACTCTCCTGAACTGTACTCCTGGATCTGGGGGTTTATTGCAGTGTTTTTAATCTTCCCTATCTCTGTTCATGCTGGATATGGGTCGTGCAAAAAAGCTCAAGTCTTACCTGTGTCAGTAGagttcagaagcagcagcaaaggaaaagagcTCGCGGGGGGCTGGAAGGGCATTCAAATTCAAGGGAGACCCAAGTGCGTCGCTTCCCACAGgctcagcagggcaggagctTCCGAACCGCAACCCGACGGGAAGCAGCCCTCAGCAGTGTGGCACAAGCATGGCTGAAAAACAGGGCAAAAGAAATGTACAGTGTCCATTCATCACTTGCCCCAGCGCTGACTGCTACCAGGGCTGTGTTTACTGCGTGTCCTAGCAGCGGCAcagccctccctcctgccttgAGAGCACTTGTTCCCGTGGGCTGGGCTGGCTTCTCCAGCGGCTCTGCCAGTCTGTTGGGGAGGATTTGGGCTGTGCCACTTGGTTTCTGACCCTGCGCTTGGCCAGACGAAGGATATAAGCCCCATTGTGACATGTCTGGGTGCCATAGCCCTGCAGGCACATGTATTTTGACTCAGGGTTTCTTGGCACATCAGAAAGCACCTCTTTTATAAAGCCTGTGACTTTCTAAGCCTCTGGTGCATTAATGACAGTAACTCTGTAATATCAATAGGCACTTACTGGAATTGTAGAGGTGGCGTCCATGGGAATACCACAGCCAAGTGTTGTCACACCAAagcccctgctgccacctccatcCCAGCATCTCTAAAGCAACCTCAGATGTAGAAAATGCTTCTGGCAGGACTCAAGCCAAAACCACAACAGCCTCTGTATCTGCCCAGGCTTAGACAGCCCTCTGCTTTCTCAGGGCTGCCCTCCCCAGGGTGGCTGATCATTCTAGCTGTGTGCTTGTTGTGGGAATCACCACGGGGCCAGCTAGCCATGCTGCTATAGACCCTTCCCACCTACTTTTTGGCTGCAGTTTCAGCTCAGTAACTGGTTTTCCCCTCTGGTTTGCAGGATTTAGCCTCCGAGCGGCTGAATGGCGGAGGTAATGCCCGTGGGAGCTGAGGGTGcgagtgctgccaggctggacctGGCAATGCAGTGCCACGCTCCTCTGTGTTGCAGGTCCCAGCACAAGACGAAAAGCCCCCACGAGGCTGGAGTCCTTTAAGCGCATCGGCGTCCCTGTCCTGGCAGTGGTCCTCAGCCTCGCCTGCCTGGTTTCAATAGGGTTCCTAGGTACGGCTCCTGTTCTCCCCTCTCCTTTTGCACAGCCACGGCTCAGCAAACACATCTCTGGAGCCAGGGCTCAGCTGGGACCAGCTCTGCCACCTTCTTGCTGAACTCCAAGCCCTGAGCCTGCCCAGCAGTGGGAGCTCAGTGCTGAGCCCCCCTTTCCCTCCAGTCAAGGTGTACCTGGAGTACCACTACTTCTTCTGCAAACAGCCCCTGAAACTGGTGCCGCTGCAGCAGGTGTGCGATGGGAACGTGGACTGCCTGCAAGGCGAGGACGAGGCCAACTGTCCCCAGTGGGTCCCCGAAGGGCCACCAGCTGGGGGTGAGTCCCTGACATCCCCCTTAGAGCCCCAGAGTGtctgggctgctgcagcaagCCTGTCAAAGTCACCCGTGACACAGCTGACTTGGTGTCTGTCTCCAGCCCGTATTTCCAAAGACAGATCCATCCTGCAGGTGCTTAACAGAAACACCGGAGCCTGGTTCTGCACCTGCCACGACCACTTCAACCTGGTGCTGGCGAAAGCAGCCTGCGAGGAAATGGGCTACAGGAGGTACACGGCTCCTTTCCCTGCACCTTTCTCACCTGCTTTATCTATCCCTCTCCCATAAAAGCTCTTTTTGAGTGGGGCTCTGTTTGCTTACAAAGCACTCAGAGCTCTGCAGTAATGGTTTCAGTCCACCCACACTGTGCAGAGCGCTCCACGAGTCCCTCGGAACTGGCTGCTCTCTGTGCCAGGAGCTCTGTGCCCAGCCCATGGACACCCTGATCTGCAGGTGCCAACAGCCACGCTGCACCCAGCTCACCAGAGCAGCCCCTCCTGGAGCACGTGCAGAGCTCAGCCTGACTCTCACCATCAACAGAACTCACTGGGGAGGCACACAGCTTCCCATACCCCGCTTTTAAAGCCCCAGGAGGTGGCCGGGGCTGTGGATGCTgcacagctgtgggcagggctgAGTCCTTGCAGCTGTGATGAAGCTCTGTGTCAGCCACCTGTGTGCTGTCATGAGCTAGTGGCAAATCTGGAGTGCTGCCTTCAGCTAAAGCTGGTTAAAGCCAAGATCTGGGGAAATAGCGTGCTAGCCCCGTGTGTTTGGTATCAGCCCTGGATTAAGGGAAAGTTTGAGTTATGTTGGGGGTACACTAGGGAGAAGATGGGTTCTGGTGTTTGAGGCCATCTAGGAGCATAGTCTGAGCCCAAGATGGGCCTTTCCAGTTCCAAAAAGTCAGGGATGGAGGCCAGGAGCACAGGCCCCAAAtgtcacagcagcagggacacccCTGAGGTCCCCTGGGAGCTACCTGCCCACGTGTCCCcgagcagcagggagctgtcTCCCTTCCTCCGATgtgctcctctccctcctctggTGGCCAGTCTTCCCGTCCTGCCCCAGGTCCTCTTTTGgcatccctgtgtccctgtcccaagGAACCCCCTTTGCTGTGGGGTCTTTCTCTGGCTCACTGGCACAGGGTTTCACATTCCCTTCCTAAGATCCTGCTTCCACCCTATCTCACCAGCCCTTTGTTGGCGCCACAGACAAACATTTAGGACCTACCTGTCAGGCTTCAGTCCCTGAAGTTCTGGAACTGGTTTATACCACCTTTGGCTCAGTCTGAGCCAAAACCGCCAAGTTTCCAGCTCCCGGAGGTGCTGAGGCACCAGTGcctgtcctgccccagcagctgtgcctCACCGGGAGCGTGCCGGGATGGCTGTTCTTGCTGACCTGTGCCCCCATGTCTTGCAGCACTCCCACGTTCCGGGGGGTGGAAGTGGGCGcagggcagcccctgcctcCCCGCGAGGTCGTGCTGAGCAACGGCAGCCTCCAGATGCCCGAGCCGGGCAGGtgagtgctggggctgtgcagagGTGGCCCTGTGCCCCTCTCCCGAGCATCTCCTCCACCGAACCCAgcccttttcctccctcttgcAGGAAATGCCTCTCTGGACTGGTTGTTTCGCTCTTTTGCTCCAGTAAGTATCAGGAGGCTGTCTGCACCTTGCGGCATGCAGCGCTTCGTGCTGCCCCAGGTCCCGgttcctggcacagccccatgTGCTGCATTGCAGCCACGAGAGCTCGGCTCAGGTCCAGGCTCTGGACCTCCCCAGTTCCCGCACTGCATGAGAAAAGTTAGATTTAATTACTGCTAACGTTCTTGCTAAGCCAACGTAAACCTCCAAAAAACAAAGCACCCAAGAGAGGCTTAACCGGCTGCTTGGATGGGTTTACTTTTTTGATGAATCACCCTAATTAACCTAATCCGCCTGGTGgactggagaaggaaaggaatagACGGACCCATTTCAGCAAGCCTGGGGAtgagagagagaacaaaagggGGTGTGCCAAGTGTTCCACGAAAGGATGACATGTcacggggtggggggtgaggcAGCTGGGCCATGCTCCCCTCCCTGGGAGGTGGGGGGGCCTTCGTCCCTGCTCACCCCTGAGGATGGAGGAGGGCAGAGCGGGTGCTCTTTCTCTCCCCATCACTGCAGCTAACGTGTGTCTTTGTCGCTGCTCCACCGCCTGGCAGAAGACTGCGGGGAGAGCATCCGGGCCCCGCGCGTGCTGGGCGGGAGCCCGGCCGCCATCGAGGCTTGGCCATGGCAAGTCAGCCTGCAGTACAGGAAGGAGCACATCTGCGGGGGCAGCATCATCGGCCCCAGCTGGGTCCTCACGGCAGCACACTGCTTCAAGTGAGTTGGCAATCTCCCCACTGCACCCACGTGCTCGTTAAACTCTGGGCTTAAGGCACACGTTGCTTAAATGTTCTGTAATGCACACACCTGCACAGGGCTTTGTGCCCCTGGGAACGATGCAGCTGAGTGATGCAGAGCAGGGCAGCGTGCAGGCAGGGCTTTGCTGCCTGTGCCCGCAGCAGAggcacagaggaggaagagcgGAGCAGTAACAAACGTGTCCGCGCACAGGAACAACCCCATCATTCAGAGCTGGAGCGTGAAGGCCGGCTCCGACCTCCTCTCGGGCACCACCACCCTCGCTGTGGAGAAGGTCTTCCTGGCTGAGGTGACATCCACATCTGCCAAGGTCAACGACATCGCCCTGGTGAAGCTGTGGTCTCCCGTGCATGTCACAGGTGAGACGTGGCACACGCCTCCTTGAAGCAAGATCTCACGAAGGCAAAGCTCCACGCGCGAGCAGTGCCTTACCCAGGGTGCAGCAGAGAGCGGGTGCCCGGACACTGGTGTGGCACCCGCGAGCCTCCCCAGACACCTCcacctcccctctcccttccaGACAGAAGCAAGCCCATCTGTCTGCCCTATTTCGATGAGGAGCTGGTACCCGGCACATCCCTCTGGGTGACAGGCTGGGGCTACACGCAGGAGCACGGTGAGCGGGACAGCTCGGGGACAAGCGCTGTGCCTGAGATGGGGGCCTTTGGGGTTCCTGCTTGCCCAGCCTTCTGGGGGCCCCCTCTGAGCAGCCACGTTTTGCACAGGGAAACTGTCGGAGatcctgcagcaggcagaggtgAAACTCATCGACAGGGAGAGCTGCAACCTGTCCGCCTACCACGGGGAAGTCACCGAGAAGATGCTGTGTGCCGGCCTGCCCCGAGGCGGCGTGGACACCTGCCAGGtggggggccctggggcagaAAGAGGGGGCGGGTTGGGCTGCACCTGCGGATGAACTAGTCCCTTGCAGGGAAGAGATCTCCTCCCGGGAAATGGCTGCAAGCCGCACCTGTGAGCGCTGGCGCTCACTGTGCTGCGGGCTGGGGGGCTCCTCAGCCCCCCTCAGGCAGTTTGTCCTCGGCAGGGGGACAGCGGCGGGCCCCTGCTCTACTCGGGCGGGCACTGGCAGGTGGTGGGCATCGTCAGCTGGGGCCAGGGCTGCGGGGACCCCAGCACGCCCGGCGTCTACACCAGCGTCCGTGCCTACCTCAACTGGATCTACGCCATCCGGAGGGTCAGTGCCGTCCCGCCGACACCGCTGCAGCAACACGCAGGTTttgggggacagtggggatgGCTCAGGGCCCCCCCCTTGGCTCTGCACGGGGGGGAACTGCCGCAGCAGGGTGCAGCATCGCTGCGGGGTGGGCTGCGGGGAcggggctgcagccagccagccccTCGGGCTCTGcgcaggagctgagccagctcCTTAAGCTTTCAGCTGCCCTTCAAAGCTTGtgatttcttctcttcttccagtcGGAGCTCTGAGACCTGTTGGGACAGGTCCATCTCCCCGAGCCTCCCTCCCGTCCCTACGCACTTGGCTGTCCCGgttctggcagcagctgggaaatggATCTGAAGCTGTGGAAGGTGAGCGATGCCTCCCGAACCCTGGCTGGCAGGCTGTGATTTAGTGTGCCAGAGAACAGCCAAGGAGGCAAAGGACGGCTTGGAGCGACGGCCACTGATAGCGTGAAGGAATCTGACCAGCTCAAGCTCCCTTCCGGAGAGAGATTAATTTATTGCCCTGTGCCGACCTTGCTGTGGCAGGAAGGCTCCCGTGGGGCCACGCTGCTGTTTGCTCACTACTGTTATACAGAGAGAAATTCCGTTTGTGCTGTAGAGTATCCCCATTAAAAGAAAGTATGTGTTTTTTCATGCAGCCTCTGAGGGCTTTTTGTCTCTTGCTTGCAGGGGTATGTTTCGCAATACCCTGTGCGGTGCCAGAGCGGCTTTCCCAGCACAAGGCAGCCTCTAATTGCTGGCTCCCGTGAACAAGCTGTTCCTGCACACAAAGAAGAAAGTGCTGCATGGACCTTGGCCACCCAGCCAGACGAGCTGGTCAGAATGGGCTGATCCCCGGCTCCAGCcacccacagccctgggctggagGGGGCAACGcgcacccgtgggtgctgggaagcagcgcccagccctggccccaGGGTGTCCGGGAGGGAGCGGCAGGACACAGGCAGAGTCGGGacaagcagctgcagagaacagACGCAGCCCACGCTCGGCACACAAGGGAAACGCTGCTGCTCCTTCTTGCAATGCAGCGTGCACGCCCACACCGCTTCATGGCTAAACAGCCGCCCACAGCAACCCAAACTAGAGCAAGTTTCTCTAGTAAACATAAACTTTATTTCATTCAGGGCAAAGCTAACTAAGCCTCTACAGTGCAAAAATGTGCTGTCAGTCATCACACAGCATGTCGCACACACCCTGTGTTTGTTCGCAGGTATCTCCTACACGTACTTGTATATGCTTATACACAACTGTGTCTGTCGCAGCACGCGCCTCCGTCAGGGGTTTCTCCCCATGTGCCCCAGAAAGCCTCTGCAGACCCCCAAGGCCCCTGTGACAGCAGGGACCACAGTGCTGGCACCAGCTCCCAAGCCGGGGCTCCCCCAGGGCCCCCGCGCTGCGTACAGCACCcacacacatatgcatataGAGTTACATTCCAAAAACTGGGTGTGTTGACTTTTTCCATCAAGCCAGAGGAGTAATCCATGCATAGTACAGCATTGCATATCCTGTGGTAAGTGGAACCGTGTCCAGATACAGTCTAAAAAAGGCCAACAGGTTAGGACAGCTAAAAatagttctttaaaaaactCCCTCCCCTCTCTGTCCTCTCCCACAGGAGGTCTCGTCCAAGGatgggctgggggggtctcTTGGGGCAACCAGGAGGTCTCATGCCTTCCTGCCCAGGCTCTCACGTGTGACAACAGCATGTTAACAGCACCTTGTGTTTACAGAGTGCCTTTTGCCCCAGCATCTTGGGGCATTTCACGAAGCGACGCAGGGAGCCTCACACCTCCTGTGAGGTAGCTCAGATTTACTGTCCCCGTTTTACAGATGGGAAACTGAAGCGCGGAGAAGTCAAGTGATTTGCCTGAGGGTCCCAGAGATCCTCAGACAGGTGACCAGGATCCCAGGGACCCGGCTCCCACTTGCCCGTCTAACCAGCAGCCAAGGATCCCTGCCTGGGGCCGGGTGCCGGCACCTGTCCCTTGTCTCCTGTCCCAAACACAGGCTCCTGCTCCGGTAGGTGCCCCTGAGCCCTGCAAGGTGCCCTCTGTACCACCAGCCCCAAAGCGGGCAGGTGGCATCCGACCTCTCCCACAGCAGTCTCCAGGGGAGGCAGCACCCAACCTTTCCTTGTTTGCCTTGCCCGTCCGATCCTCACCCGCCTTCCACCCGGCACCTCTGTCGGGGTGCAAGCCCCTGCAGCCAGGGAACTCAGGGCTCAGCTTTGATTCCCAATTTCGAGTGAGGACAGATACCCACAGATAAAGGAGAAATGGGGAACAAATCATATTGTAAAGGACATTGTCAACTTCAGTTGTAGGATCAGATCATTCCCTTCGTGTCTCATGTCCTGCTACAGCCCTCGGGAAGGGGGCTGGTGTGCCCGAGTCCCCACTGCAGGTACCCTTTGCAAAGAccctctggttttctgtggcaCCAAGAAACTTAAAGCACTTTGCAGATGTTAGCCAAGGAAGCCTCACAACAACCCGTGTGAGGTAGAGCAGTATTATTAgccccattttacagatggggaaactgaggcatggagcGGCAGAGTGACTTGCCCGAGGTCGCCCCGCGGGCCGGTGGCAAGCCCAGGAGCAGGGTGGCACagcccatccctgctcccctcGCCAGGGCTGGACCGCGCTCGCGCCCCGCATCACGGCTAGAGTGCCAGTTTTCCTTGGAAGG
This region of Caloenas nicobarica isolate bCalNic1 chromosome 26, bCalNic1.hap1, whole genome shotgun sequence genomic DNA includes:
- the TMPRSS4 gene encoding transmembrane protease serine 4, with the translated sequence MNMDLASERLNGGGPSTRRKAPTRLESFKRIGVPVLAVVLSLACLVSIGFLVKVYLEYHYFFCKQPLKLVPLQQVCDGNVDCLQGEDEANCPQWVPEGPPAGARISKDRSILQVLNRNTGAWFCTCHDHFNLVLAKAACEEMGYRSTPTFRGVEVGAGQPLPPREVVLSNGSLQMPEPGRKCLSGLVVSLFCSKDCGESIRAPRVLGGSPAAIEAWPWQVSLQYRKEHICGGSIIGPSWVLTAAHCFKNNPIIQSWSVKAGSDLLSGTTTLAVEKVFLAEVTSTSAKVNDIALVKLWSPVHVTDRSKPICLPYFDEELVPGTSLWVTGWGYTQEHGKLSEILQQAEVKLIDRESCNLSAYHGEVTEKMLCAGLPRGGVDTCQGDSGGPLLYSGGHWQVVGIVSWGQGCGDPSTPGVYTSVRAYLNWIYAIRRVSAVPPTPLQQHAVGALRPVGTGPSPRASLPSLRTWLSRFWQQLGNGSEAVEGERCLPNPGWQAVI